A genomic stretch from Kovacikia minuta CCNUW1 includes:
- the ssuD gene encoding FMNH2-dependent alkanesulfonate monooxygenase, whose protein sequence is MQLLWFIPTGGDGRYLGTGIGGRTTDFPYLEQIAKAVDHLGFAGALLPVGRYCEDPWVVASTLVSMTRQMRFLVALRPGLMSPGVAARMAATFDRLSGGRLMLNVVTGGDPLELAGDGLHLSHDDRYRLTDEFLTVWRQVTAGQTTTFKGDYLDIQNGKLMFPSHQVPHPPLWFGGSSEIAQQIAARHVDTYLTWGEPPAQVAEKIASVRALATAEGRSLKFGMRLHVIVRETESEAWDAAEQLIRYVDDEAIATAQAALAKNDSVGQRRMVALHRGDRTALEISPNLWAGVGLVRSGAGTALVGDPDTVATRLLEYQQLGIDTFILSGYPHLEEAFRVAELLFPRLPLTHHSSELYGRSISPRGEIVGNFAFPKQPEQPKVQLSVD, encoded by the coding sequence ATGCAGTTACTTTGGTTTATTCCCACCGGAGGAGACGGACGCTATTTAGGGACAGGCATTGGTGGACGAACTACAGACTTTCCTTACCTGGAGCAGATTGCGAAAGCTGTTGATCATTTGGGCTTTGCTGGCGCGTTGTTACCCGTTGGTCGGTATTGTGAAGATCCCTGGGTGGTGGCTTCTACCCTGGTTTCAATGACACGCCAAATGCGGTTTCTGGTGGCTTTGCGTCCGGGGTTGATGTCACCGGGGGTTGCTGCCCGCATGGCGGCAACCTTTGATCGCCTTTCCGGTGGGCGGTTGATGTTAAACGTCGTAACAGGGGGTGATCCGCTGGAGTTAGCAGGGGATGGTTTGCACCTCAGCCACGACGATCGCTACCGCTTGACCGATGAATTTTTAACGGTTTGGCGACAGGTTACAGCGGGGCAAACCACAACCTTTAAGGGTGACTATCTTGATATTCAAAATGGCAAACTGATGTTTCCATCCCACCAGGTTCCCCACCCGCCTCTCTGGTTTGGGGGTTCCTCCGAGATTGCCCAACAGATTGCGGCAAGACATGTCGATACTTACCTCACCTGGGGGGAACCGCCCGCCCAGGTGGCTGAAAAAATTGCATCTGTGCGGGCACTGGCAACCGCTGAGGGGAGATCGCTGAAGTTTGGCATGCGGCTGCATGTTATTGTGCGTGAGACCGAATCAGAAGCCTGGGATGCCGCCGAACAACTGATTCGTTATGTGGATGATGAGGCGATCGCTACTGCCCAGGCTGCCCTGGCAAAAAACGATTCCGTAGGTCAACGGCGGATGGTGGCGTTGCACCGGGGCGATCGCACTGCCCTCGAAATTAGCCCCAATCTCTGGGCAGGCGTGGGGCTGGTGCGAAGTGGAGCGGGCACCGCGCTGGTTGGTGATCCAGACACTGTGGCAACCCGTTTGCTGGAATACCAGCAGTTGGGCATTGATACCTTCATTCTGTCTGGCTATCCTCACTTAGAAGAAGCCTTTCGAGTTGCCGAATTGCTGTTTCCGCGTTTGCCACTTACCCATCATTCATCTGAACTGTATGGGCGATCCATCAGTCCACGCGGTGAGATTGTTGGCAATTTTGCCTTTCCAAAGCAACCAGAGCAACCCAAAGTTCAACTCAGTGTGGACTAA
- the metX gene encoding homoserine O-acetyltransferase MetX, producing the protein MDYRHFISADTQFYPLQDSFRLESGAILNGVQVAYRTWGRLNSTRDNAVLVCHALTGSADVDRWWELLLGSGRSLDPDLDFVVCSNILGSCYGTTGPTSINPETGVAYGTTFPAITIRDMVRLQAVLLEALGVRSLQLVVGGSLGGMQVLEWALLYPNRVQAIAVIGTSGRHSAWCIGLSEAQRQAIFADPNWQNGDYKPNQTPDRGLAIARMMAMSTYRSWASFSARFGRQMQTRETRQQFAIVDYLHHQGRKLVERFDANTYITLTHALDSHDVTRPGQTYETVLQSISQPTLVVSISSDILYPPAEQEELANLIPNAELRQLDSPHGHDAFLIETATINDLLIQFRNKLQLPVLTAIP; encoded by the coding sequence ATGGACTATCGGCATTTCATCTCCGCAGATACTCAGTTCTACCCACTCCAGGATTCATTTCGATTGGAATCGGGTGCAATTCTAAACGGTGTGCAGGTTGCCTACCGTACCTGGGGACGGTTAAATAGCACACGGGATAATGCGGTGCTGGTATGCCATGCCCTGACCGGGTCGGCAGATGTTGATCGGTGGTGGGAACTGCTGTTGGGTTCCGGGCGATCTCTCGATCCCGATCTCGATTTCGTTGTATGCAGCAATATTCTTGGGAGCTGCTACGGCACTACTGGTCCCACTTCTATCAATCCTGAAACGGGAGTTGCCTATGGCACCACGTTCCCAGCTATCACCATTCGAGATATGGTGCGGTTGCAAGCCGTGTTGCTGGAAGCCTTGGGGGTGAGATCGCTGCAATTGGTGGTGGGCGGTTCGTTGGGAGGAATGCAGGTATTAGAATGGGCACTGCTTTATCCAAATCGGGTGCAGGCGATCGCGGTCATTGGTACATCCGGTCGCCATTCTGCCTGGTGCATTGGGCTAAGTGAAGCCCAGCGACAGGCAATTTTTGCTGATCCCAACTGGCAAAATGGGGATTACAAGCCAAACCAAACCCCCGATCGGGGTTTGGCGATTGCTCGCATGATGGCAATGAGTACGTACCGCTCCTGGGCAAGTTTTTCAGCCCGCTTTGGGCGGCAGATGCAAACCAGGGAGACACGCCAGCAGTTTGCGATCGTAGATTATCTCCATCACCAGGGCAGAAAGCTGGTAGAACGGTTTGATGCCAACACTTACATCACCCTCACCCACGCTCTCGATAGCCATGATGTAACCCGTCCTGGGCAAACCTATGAAACGGTTTTGCAAAGTATTTCTCAACCAACATTAGTCGTCTCAATCAGCTCTGATATTTTGTATCCTCCAGCCGAGCAAGAAGAATTGGCAAACCTGATTCCCAATGCAGAGCTACGCCAGTTGGACTCACCCCACGGACATGATGCCTTTCTGATTGAAACCGCCACAATCAATGATTTGCTCATTCAATTTCGAAATAAGCTTCAGTTACCAGTACTCACGGCTATCCCATGA
- a CDS encoding O-acetylhomoserine aminocarboxypropyltransferase/cysteine synthase family protein, whose product MSDQYRFETLQVHAGQEPAPGTNARAVPIYQTTSYTFNDAEHGARLFALQEFGNIYTRIMNPTTDVFEKRIAALEGGAAALATSSGQAAQLLAISTIAQAGDNIVSTSYLYGGTYNQFKVTLPRLGIQVKLVDGDNAEDFRQAIDDRTKALYVETIGNPQFNVPDFVALAHIAHENGIPLIVDNTFGAAGYLARPIEHGADIVVQSATKWIGGHGTSIGGVIVDSGKFDWGNGKFPVFTTPAPGYHGLNFQEVFGPQGAFGNIAFIIRARVEGLRDLGPALSPFNAFLFLQGLETLSLRVQRHVSNALELAQWLQQQPKVAWVNYLGLPDHPYHERAKKYLRNGFGGVLNFGIKGGLEAGRSFINHVKLASHLANVGDAKTLVIHPASTTHQQLTAAEQRSAGVTPDLVRVSVGIEHIEDIKADFAQAFAQVVE is encoded by the coding sequence ATGTCTGACCAGTATCGGTTTGAAACGCTTCAGGTTCACGCTGGGCAGGAACCCGCCCCTGGAACAAATGCGCGTGCGGTTCCCATCTATCAGACGACTTCCTACACCTTTAATGATGCGGAGCATGGGGCACGGCTATTTGCCCTCCAGGAGTTTGGTAATATCTACACCCGCATCATGAATCCAACAACGGATGTATTTGAAAAGCGAATTGCGGCATTAGAGGGTGGTGCGGCAGCGTTAGCAACTTCCAGTGGTCAAGCGGCACAACTTTTAGCCATTAGCACCATTGCCCAGGCTGGAGACAACATTGTTTCTACCAGCTATTTGTATGGGGGAACGTATAACCAGTTCAAGGTTACACTTCCCCGGTTGGGAATTCAGGTCAAGCTTGTTGATGGGGACAACGCAGAAGATTTCCGGCAGGCGATCGATGATCGCACCAAAGCACTCTATGTCGAAACTATCGGCAATCCCCAGTTTAACGTGCCAGACTTTGTAGCCTTGGCGCACATTGCCCACGAGAACGGTATTCCACTGATTGTCGATAATACGTTTGGGGCGGCGGGTTATCTGGCTCGACCGATCGAACATGGAGCCGATATTGTGGTGCAGTCAGCAACCAAATGGATTGGTGGGCATGGCACATCGATCGGGGGAGTCATTGTAGATTCTGGCAAGTTTGACTGGGGCAATGGTAAATTCCCTGTGTTTACAACCCCCGCGCCTGGCTATCACGGTCTAAATTTCCAGGAGGTATTTGGCCCCCAAGGGGCATTTGGCAACATTGCTTTTATCATTCGTGCCCGGGTTGAAGGGTTACGCGATTTAGGTCCAGCCCTCAGTCCGTTTAATGCATTTCTGTTTTTGCAGGGGTTGGAAACCCTTTCTCTGCGGGTACAACGCCATGTCAGCAATGCCCTGGAACTGGCGCAATGGTTGCAGCAACAGCCAAAAGTCGCGTGGGTTAACTACCTGGGTTTACCAGACCATCCATACCACGAACGGGCGAAGAAGTATTTGAGAAATGGATTTGGTGGAGTATTGAACTTTGGCATTAAAGGTGGACTGGAGGCAGGGCGTTCTTTTATTAACCATGTCAAGCTGGCAAGTCATCTGGCAAATGTGGGTGATGCCAAAACGTTGGTGATTCACCCAGCATCGACGACCCATCAACAACTTACAGCGGCAGAGCAGAGATCGGCAGGAGTAACGCCCGATCTGGTGCGCGTCTCCGTAGGAATCGAGCATATCGAAGATATCAAGGCTGACTTTGCGCAGGCGTTTGCGCAGGTGGTGGAGTAG
- a CDS encoding iron uptake porin: protein MNQYLHLIGKIGLFLLPFSFVPLQTLAAFAEPSNDPIVPLPKETENKALDQVTSVSQLSDVRPTDWAFQALQSLVERYGCIVGYPDKTYRGNRALSRYEFAAGLNACLDRINELIASATADLVKKEDLVTAQKLQEEFAAELAALRGRVDALETRTATLEKQQFSTTTKLSGEVIFSLSSAYGAYRGGNLAFINNTNAATGAIPRAGRDAQIVFNDRVRLNLLTSFSGKDLLITGLQAYNFGGGPSAALPGFTTGGSLAGTLGYGDVLFGNASNVRLSYEPQFPTVNPSNLSFVGGNNSVNIYKLLYIFPIADKLTLFAGTNAEVSDAFPAILPFAGEGQGSISRFGNLPAAQRVSGGTSQTGLASAAGFIWTISDAVDLRALYGAVQANLPANQGFPGTPLGAGIFNGSYIAATQLTIKPSKSFDIGLNYAHSYHQINILGTGLASADIGSVLFAPNASELARANGSALVAVANQGITLDTLGATAAFRITPAVTLAGSFTYIFSDLVRVDASTNFISWLVGVHFKDLLTKGGSAGLLFGRPLSRIATGGRAFAPEDETPYQLEGYINFKLTDNISVTPGLFVIFNPEGFSDNPTTYVPVIRTTFTF from the coding sequence GTGAATCAATACTTGCATCTAATCGGTAAGATTGGATTATTTTTGCTTCCGTTCAGTTTCGTTCCACTCCAAACTCTTGCCGCTTTTGCAGAACCCTCAAATGATCCGATCGTTCCATTACCCAAAGAGACTGAGAATAAGGCACTGGATCAGGTTACTTCCGTTTCCCAATTATCAGATGTTCGACCAACGGATTGGGCATTTCAAGCATTGCAGTCGTTGGTTGAACGCTATGGGTGCATTGTGGGTTATCCCGATAAAACCTATCGAGGCAATCGAGCACTTAGCCGTTATGAATTTGCTGCTGGATTAAATGCCTGCCTGGATCGAATCAATGAACTCATTGCTAGCGCAACGGCTGATTTAGTAAAAAAAGAAGATTTAGTGACCGCGCAAAAGTTGCAGGAGGAATTTGCCGCAGAATTAGCCGCCCTCAGGGGACGGGTTGATGCCCTGGAAACTCGGACAGCAACCCTGGAAAAGCAGCAGTTCTCTACAACGACTAAGTTGAGTGGGGAAGTTATTTTTAGTCTTTCCAGTGCCTATGGTGCTTACCGTGGCGGTAATTTAGCATTCATCAATAATACCAATGCTGCCACTGGAGCCATTCCAAGAGCGGGTCGAGATGCTCAGATTGTGTTTAACGATCGCGTCCGACTCAATCTGCTAACCAGCTTTTCCGGGAAAGATCTGTTAATCACGGGATTACAAGCTTACAACTTTGGGGGTGGTCCCAGTGCCGCATTACCCGGATTTACAACGGGTGGCAGCCTTGCCGGAACCCTGGGCTATGGCGATGTCCTATTTGGGAATGCCAGTAATGTGAGACTGTCCTATGAGCCTCAGTTTCCAACCGTTAATCCATCCAATCTCTCCTTTGTGGGCGGAAACAATAGCGTCAACATTTACAAATTGCTCTACATCTTTCCAATTGCAGATAAATTAACGCTATTTGCTGGAACCAATGCAGAAGTGTCGGACGCATTTCCAGCGATTCTGCCCTTTGCCGGTGAAGGGCAGGGGTCGATCTCCCGCTTTGGTAATTTGCCAGCCGCACAGCGTGTATCCGGAGGGACATCCCAGACTGGATTGGCATCCGCAGCCGGATTCATCTGGACGATTTCAGATGCAGTGGATCTGCGGGCATTGTACGGAGCAGTGCAGGCAAACTTACCAGCCAATCAGGGCTTTCCCGGTACGCCCTTGGGAGCGGGGATCTTTAACGGGAGTTACATTGCCGCAACCCAACTGACCATTAAGCCTTCCAAGAGCTTTGATATTGGTCTAAATTATGCTCACAGCTATCACCAAATCAACATTTTAGGAACGGGGTTGGCTTCCGCTGACATTGGTTCTGTTTTGTTTGCACCGAATGCGTCTGAACTAGCCAGAGCGAATGGATCGGCACTGGTTGCGGTTGCGAATCAGGGAATCACACTGGATACTCTCGGCGCAACTGCGGCTTTTCGGATTACCCCAGCAGTGACGCTGGCAGGCTCATTTACCTATATTTTCAGCGATTTGGTGCGGGTCGATGCATCCACCAATTTTATTAGCTGGTTGGTGGGTGTTCATTTCAAAGATCTGCTGACTAAGGGGGGTTCTGCGGGGCTTTTGTTTGGTCGTCCCCTATCTCGAATTGCAACAGGGGGAAGAGCTTTTGCGCCTGAAGATGAGACTCCTTACCAGTTGGAAGGGTATATCAATTTCAAGCTGACCGACAACATTAGCGTTACTCCTGGTCTGTTTGTTATTTTCAATCCGGAAGGGTTTAGTGATAATCCGACGACCTACGTACCCGTGATTCGCACAACGTTTACGTTTTAA
- a CDS encoding VOC family protein produces MRIQPTKMLQRSLISVLTFAVIVGTSHLQAIGQAGQNPSQLSTQLAQSQIVENAVVAVESVGMTVSDMDRSVNFYIGVLGFKKVSDTEVWGKEYEQLQGLFGVRLRIVKLQLGNETIELTEYLTPRGRPIPIDSRSNDRWFQHIAIVVSDMDKAYQHLRQYKVQHASTAPQRIPDWNKAAAGIRAFYFQDPDGHNLEIIYFPPGKGNPKWQKQTDQLFLGIDHTAIVVANTEVSLKFYRNVLGLKWVGESMNYGTEQEHLNQVQGARLRISGLRSTSGPGIEFLEYLEPKDGRSLPLDARSNDLLHWQTTLVVKEIEPIVEQLRHNQALFISPNIATIPEKTLGFRKGILVRDPDGHTLRLVEK; encoded by the coding sequence ATGCGTATACAACCAACGAAAATGCTTCAACGATCGCTCATTTCTGTGCTTACCTTTGCGGTCATTGTTGGGACTTCTCATCTTCAGGCAATCGGGCAAGCTGGACAAAACCCCTCGCAGCTTTCCACCCAGCTCGCTCAATCTCAGATCGTTGAGAATGCGGTAGTCGCTGTAGAGTCTGTGGGTATGACTGTTTCGGATATGGATCGATCGGTCAATTTTTACATTGGTGTATTAGGTTTCAAGAAAGTTTCAGACACAGAAGTTTGGGGGAAAGAGTATGAACAACTGCAAGGATTGTTTGGAGTGCGGTTACGCATTGTTAAATTGCAACTGGGGAATGAGACGATCGAGTTAACTGAGTATCTCACTCCCAGAGGGCGACCCATTCCGATTGATTCACGCAGCAACGATCGCTGGTTTCAACATATTGCGATCGTAGTTAGCGATATGGATAAAGCCTACCAGCACTTACGCCAGTATAAAGTTCAGCATGCCTCAACCGCCCCCCAACGCATCCCGGATTGGAATAAAGCTGCTGCGGGTATTCGGGCGTTTTACTTCCAGGACCCAGATGGACATAATCTGGAGATTATTTACTTTCCACCTGGCAAGGGGAATCCCAAATGGCAAAAACAAACCGATCAACTATTCCTGGGGATTGATCACACGGCGATCGTGGTCGCCAATACGGAAGTAAGCCTTAAATTCTACCGCAATGTGCTGGGGTTGAAATGGGTAGGAGAAAGTATGAATTATGGTACAGAGCAGGAACACCTGAATCAGGTGCAAGGCGCACGATTGCGCATTAGCGGATTACGTTCAACCAGTGGACCTGGAATCGAGTTTTTAGAGTATTTGGAACCAAAAGACGGGCGATCGCTCCCTCTAGATGCCCGATCAAATGATTTATTGCACTGGCAAACAACACTGGTTGTGAAAGAGATAGAACCGATTGTTGAGCAGCTACGCCACAATCAAGCCCTATTCATCTCTCCGAACATTGCCACAATTCCTGAAAAAACCCTGGGATTTAGAAAGGGAATTTTAGTTCGTGATCCGGACGGGCATACCCTGCGGTTAGTTGAAAAATAG
- a CDS encoding CPBP family glutamic-type intramembrane protease, which translates to MLYSLTPMRQQPQINLLRSLSLILVLVLGAIVAVLLHARLPAAAAQLPPSQYASTITAPFNQPDYYPLTQTPPPHYRPVDAWVGRLILPDAAEYQQVEKNQQETDWAWFEVQSAPANAKALMGQTVRLAWQNNPQVQAYVKTASRDVRFVPSAEQAFKSGVINPIRLNGRTQVGPLQSLAGGHPYDDVTVVLRGTVVQEGGREQEAGGSAEEKAEGRGQRAEGGEGGEENSFPTPYSLLPTPHVASIQNSKLKTQNSSPTPHSPTLRLNREPLQETGRFYGLVKILKPVLTKDPQDLPQKCPGAPPCGSDRFQVQHYNPVSRQFDGAREVIRIPQQPPDKDGVFNMSTRDLEESPAGVAGWYVYGALDHAGVFTVQAMKPRILFQLNPQQVVLDYRQGLRYIDVGNWQDAVSRRGSVQTVLVNPNAKTPTTAQANWKLGTRFLVLHNYGGRGGTHAAHESLVAGTYAGHFSFGIGEVVPDPFTNEPILSYDYFQVYGNGVDGMLSGGQTWANYMGNLRRGFMGTRPVSDTLIQLDTLTDDYNFGGTKLSFFNELVAELSLVGARYRIGDGSGDSSITSATSCVQDSAQAVFITLRRFREKVEANPQIVRWMGEHPDDPNADRFRRLVKLAQDLSQQLTPMGVVRWDWDQNADMLTGVHHSNQFISIDNFKLKNLATGLISWRTAMPRQGNDEFAKLFLHNGATLWFLRPNQIGGTDPGIAPLEPTLLLGAWKLPLSNVPLLAYGVIRTLGGVTIPTGLDWLQTIGILLGFSAIALPLGFSTEFFDWQPQHPWYRQLGTLLRFLFVPALVQEYVFRVLLIPYPLDWLPASAWWSWAMLALGLFVGFQWLYARWRWRFWYPAVSTPLLILMTLLGMACTLVYRFTGSLWTITLVHWIAVSAWWLLLGGKQRSPWKKHPPELGRESR; encoded by the coding sequence ATGCTGTATAGCCTGACGCCCATGCGGCAACAACCACAAATCAATCTACTGCGATCTCTCAGCCTCATCCTGGTTCTGGTTCTGGGCGCGATCGTGGCTGTTCTGTTGCATGCTCGGTTGCCAGCAGCAGCGGCACAACTACCTCCTTCCCAATACGCTTCTACCATTACAGCCCCCTTCAACCAACCAGACTATTACCCCCTTACCCAAACCCCTCCTCCCCATTACCGCCCTGTGGATGCCTGGGTGGGGCGTTTAATCTTGCCAGATGCAGCCGAGTACCAACAGGTTGAAAAAAACCAGCAAGAAACAGATTGGGCATGGTTTGAGGTTCAATCTGCCCCAGCGAATGCCAAAGCGCTGATGGGTCAAACCGTTCGGCTTGCCTGGCAAAATAACCCCCAGGTGCAGGCATACGTCAAAACGGCTTCCCGCGATGTCCGATTTGTGCCCTCAGCAGAGCAGGCATTCAAAAGCGGTGTGATTAACCCCATTCGGCTGAATGGTCGAACTCAAGTTGGACCGCTCCAATCCCTGGCAGGCGGGCATCCCTATGATGATGTGACGGTGGTATTACGGGGAACGGTGGTACAGGAAGGGGGGAGGGAGCAGGAGGCAGGAGGCAGTGCAGAGGAGAAGGCAGAAGGCAGAGGGCAGAGGGCAGAAGGTGGGGAAGGTGGGGAAGAAAATTCATTCCCTACTCCCTACTCCCTACTCCCCACTCCCCATGTAGCTTCAATTCAAAACTCAAAACTTAAAACTCAAAACTCTTCCCCCACTCCCCACTCCCCAACCTTGCGGCTGAATCGGGAACCCCTGCAAGAAACTGGGCGCTTTTACGGGTTGGTGAAGATCCTAAAACCAGTGCTAACCAAAGATCCCCAGGATCTGCCCCAAAAGTGCCCCGGCGCTCCACCCTGTGGCAGCGATCGGTTCCAGGTGCAGCACTATAATCCCGTTTCACGGCAGTTTGATGGGGCGCGGGAAGTGATTCGGATTCCCCAGCAACCACCCGACAAGGATGGGGTCTTTAACATGTCTACCCGTGACCTGGAAGAATCTCCAGCGGGGGTAGCCGGGTGGTATGTTTACGGCGCGCTGGATCACGCTGGAGTGTTTACCGTTCAGGCAATGAAGCCACGGATACTTTTCCAACTCAACCCCCAGCAGGTTGTCCTCGATTACAGGCAGGGGTTGAGATACATCGACGTTGGAAATTGGCAAGATGCCGTATCCCGTCGGGGCAGTGTGCAGACGGTGTTGGTAAACCCAAACGCTAAAACGCCCACAACGGCTCAGGCGAACTGGAAGCTAGGAACCCGCTTTCTGGTGCTGCATAATTACGGGGGGCGGGGAGGCACCCATGCAGCCCACGAATCATTGGTTGCGGGCACCTACGCCGGACATTTCTCCTTTGGGATTGGAGAAGTCGTTCCAGATCCCTTCACCAATGAACCCATCCTCAGCTACGACTATTTCCAAGTGTATGGCAATGGCGTCGATGGAATGCTGTCGGGTGGGCAAACCTGGGCAAATTACATGGGCAATTTGCGGCGAGGCTTTATGGGCACCCGTCCGGTTTCCGATACCCTGATTCAGCTGGATACCCTGACCGATGATTACAATTTTGGCGGCACCAAACTTTCTTTCTTTAACGAACTGGTTGCTGAACTCAGTTTAGTCGGTGCCCGTTACCGAATTGGCGATGGCAGTGGCGATTCCAGCATTACTTCTGCCACCTCTTGTGTTCAAGATTCGGCTCAAGCAGTATTCATTACACTCCGTCGTTTCAGGGAAAAGGTGGAAGCCAATCCTCAGATCGTTCGATGGATGGGGGAGCATCCGGATGACCCCAACGCCGATCGCTTCCGGCGCTTGGTCAAACTTGCCCAGGATCTTTCCCAGCAACTGACCCCAATGGGAGTTGTGCGTTGGGATTGGGATCAAAACGCGGATATGCTGACTGGCGTTCATCACAGCAATCAATTTATTAGCATCGATAATTTCAAGCTCAAGAACCTGGCAACTGGACTGATTAGCTGGCGCACCGCCATGCCGCGTCAGGGCAACGATGAATTTGCCAAACTATTTCTGCACAATGGCGCAACCCTCTGGTTTCTGCGCCCCAATCAAATTGGGGGTACTGATCCGGGCATTGCTCCCCTGGAACCAACCCTGCTCCTGGGAGCATGGAAGTTACCCCTATCCAACGTACCCTTACTTGCCTATGGGGTCATCCGCACTCTGGGGGGAGTGACGATTCCCACAGGGCTGGATTGGCTCCAAACGATCGGAATTTTGCTGGGATTTAGCGCGATCGCCCTACCGCTGGGTTTTTCCACGGAATTCTTTGACTGGCAACCTCAACATCCCTGGTACCGCCAATTGGGAACTTTGCTGCGGTTCCTATTTGTGCCTGCGCTGGTTCAAGAGTACGTGTTTCGGGTACTCCTGATTCCCTATCCATTGGACTGGTTGCCCGCATCTGCCTGGTGGAGTTGGGCAATGCTGGCTCTGGGGTTGTTTGTTGGGTTTCAATGGCTCTATGCCCGCTGGCGCTGGCGATTCTGGTATCCCGCTGTTTCTACACCGTTGTTGATTCTGATGACATTATTGGGGATGGCTTGCACGCTGGTTTATCGGTTTACCGGCTCCCTATGGACCATTACGCTAGTCCACTGGATTGCCGTATCAGCCTGGTGGCTATTGCTTGGTGGCAAGCAACGATCGCCCTGGAAGAAGCATCCGCCAGAGTTGGGCAGGGAGAGCAGATAG
- a CDS encoding IS110 family RNA-guided transposase, producing the protein MSSSSPVVDAVLGLDIGKTRIHGVLLCGTQALRRKAIANTVAGHQELLAWLSQQRFTQLHACLEATSTYGHAIAKQLHHAGYGVTIANPQAVHAYAQSRLSRTKTDAADARLIAEYCRDLKPELWQPPAPEVEVLQNLMRRVQALEQMIGQETNRLETAPPELVSEINTHITFMEDQLKALRDKIRTHIDQFPGLKRQHELLDSIPGIGPHTAALILAEIGSWQHFASARQLAAYAGLTPQEKTSGTSIHGKPRLCKLGNARLRKALFLPALCLLRWSKPIQAWRAQLLQRHKTKRQVVGAVMHKLIRWIYGVLHANKPFDAQVCFPTSST; encoded by the coding sequence ATGTCATCGTCGTCCCCTGTCGTTGATGCTGTATTGGGTTTAGACATTGGCAAAACACGGATTCATGGGGTGTTGCTCTGTGGCACCCAAGCGCTTCGACGCAAAGCGATCGCCAACACAGTTGCTGGGCACCAAGAATTGCTCGCTTGGTTGAGCCAGCAACGCTTTACCCAGTTACATGCCTGTCTCGAAGCCACCAGCACCTATGGGCATGCCATCGCCAAGCAGTTGCATCACGCCGGGTATGGCGTGACGATTGCCAATCCCCAAGCGGTCCATGCTTATGCCCAGAGTCGCTTGAGTCGCACCAAGACCGATGCGGCTGATGCTCGCTTAATTGCCGAATACTGCCGTGACCTGAAGCCTGAGCTTTGGCAACCACCGGCCCCTGAGGTGGAAGTGTTGCAAAATCTGATGCGACGGGTGCAGGCCCTCGAGCAGATGATTGGACAGGAAACCAATCGCCTCGAAACGGCTCCCCCTGAGTTGGTAAGCGAGATTAACACTCACATCACCTTTATGGAAGACCAACTCAAAGCCTTGCGAGACAAGATTCGAACCCATATCGACCAATTCCCCGGTCTCAAACGGCAACACGAATTGCTCGATTCGATTCCTGGTATTGGTCCTCACACCGCGGCCCTGATTCTCGCAGAAATCGGCAGTTGGCAGCACTTTGCTTCGGCTCGGCAGTTGGCGGCTTACGCCGGACTCACGCCCCAGGAAAAAACCTCTGGCACATCGATTCACGGCAAGCCCAGGCTGTGCAAACTTGGTAATGCCCGCTTACGCAAAGCCCTGTTTCTCCCAGCCCTGTGCCTTTTACGCTGGAGCAAGCCGATTCAAGCTTGGCGCGCACAACTCCTCCAGCGCCACAAAACTAAGCGTCAAGTCGTCGGGGCCGTGATGCATAAGCTGATTCGCTGGATTTACGGGGTTCTGCACGCCAATAAACCTTTTGACGCCCAGGTCTGCTTCCCAACCTCATCGACTTGA